One genomic window of Cannabis sativa cultivar Pink pepper isolate KNU-18-1 chromosome 2, ASM2916894v1, whole genome shotgun sequence includes the following:
- the LOC133035187 gene encoding disease resistance protein RPP8-like, with protein sequence MADAVVSFVIERLGDLVISEAQFLHGIEAQVGNAQIKLQCMSAFLKDADAWVTNGDGRIRLLVVQIRENSLDLQDVIETYVLKVTLKKNEGVLKRSINIFREGINVHKVGSDIERITSNIDTWTSELESLGVQRSIHKADEASSSSYVQQQRQLRQAYSFVEDNVVVGFDKDIQELVALLTEKENPHKHKVISVCGMGGLGKTTLARKVY encoded by the coding sequence ATGGCAGATGCTGTTGTTTCATTTGTGATTGAAAGGCTTGGAGACTTGGTGATTTCTGAAGCTCAATTCTTGCATGGAATTGAAGCCCAAGTGGGGAATGCACAAATCAAGCTTCAATGTATGAGTGCTTTCTTAAAAGATGCGGATGCTTGGGTAACAAATGGTGATGGGAGAATTCGCCTTTTGGTTGTCCAGATCAGAGAAAATTCTCTTGACTTGCAGGATGTTATTGAGACTTATGTCCTCAAAGTGACTTTGAAGAAGAATGAAGGTGTACTCAAAAGATCTATTAACATATTCAGAGAGGGAATTAATGTCCACAAAGTTGGATCAGATATTGAGAGGATCACATCCAACATTGATACTTGGACTTCAGAATTAGAATCACTTGGAGTACAAAGATCAATACACAAAGCAGATGAAGCTTCTTCAAGCAGCTATGTCCAACAGCAAAGACAGTTGAGGCAAGCTTATTCTTTTGTTGAAGACAATGTTGTTGTCGGATTTGATAAAGATATCCAAGAGTTGGTTGCGCTTTTGACTGAAAAAGAGAACCCTCATAAGCATAAGGTGATCTCTGTATGTGGGATGGGTGGTTTGGGCAAAACTACTCTTGCAAGAAAGGTCTATTAG